The Candidatus Zixiibacteriota bacterium genomic sequence GTTTTAGCCGGTCGCACATCAGGGCCATCTCATTCACCAGACCGATATTAACCGAACGGAAAGTATTTTCGAGAAGCTTGACCATCTCGGCCGCCTTGGTCGATGACATCGGCTGTACCTTGCCCACCACATTTTCATAGAAAGCCTTGGCCGCCTTGGTACAACTGGGCGTTATGCCGCCCACCACACGCGGGGTATTCTTGGTCGTAAATTTCAGGTTCCCGGGGTCAACCCGCTCCGGAGAGAAAGCCAGGAAAAAATCTTTCCCCACTTTGAGACCGGTCTCGTGCAGAATCGGCAGAATCAGGTCCTCGGTGGTGCCGGGATAGGTGGTCGATTCCAAAATAATCAGCATCCCTTTGTGGAGATAATCTTTCACCCACTTGACAGCCGCCAGAATATAGCTGACATCAGGGTCTTTGGTCTTGGAAAGAGGAGTCGGGACACAGATGGAGATGGTATCGACCTGCTTGATCAATTTCGGATCGGCCGTCGCCGAGAGCTTTCCTGCTTTTACCAGAGCCGACACCCTGCTATCGGGGACATCATCAATATCCGACTTGCCGGCATTGATGAGCCTGACCTTCGCCTCGGAAATATCAAAGCCGATGACTTTGAATCCCTGCTCAGCGAACTCTATGGCTAAGGGAAGACCGACATACCCAAGTCCGATAATACCG encodes the following:
- a CDS encoding nucleotide sugar dehydrogenase translates to MIKNLMKKLDDRTAKVGIIGLGYVGLPLAIEFAEQGFKVIGFDISEAKVRLINAGKSDIDDVPDSRVSALVKAGKLSATADPKLIKQVDTISICVPTPLSKTKDPDVSYILAAVKWVKDYLHKGMLIILESTTYPGTTEDLILPILHETGLKVGKDFFLAFSPERVDPGNLKFTTKNTPRVVGGITPSCTKAAKAFYENVVGKVQPMSSTKAAEMVKLLENTFRSVNIGLVNEMALMCDRLKLDVWEIIDAASSKPFGFMPFYPGPGLGGHCIPIDPHYLSWKLKSLNYYARFIELAGDINSHMPEYVIDRIRRILNDNDRAVKGTNILVLGVAYKKDIKDLRESPALDVIKLLQSEGAKVFYNDPFAPKIKWNNSYLHSTKLTPALMQKADMTVILTDHTTYDYQWVVDHSKLIFDTRNATKRVRTGRKKIYLL